The genomic stretch CGGGTCCGAGGCACGCCTGCTGGATGAGTTGTTCGAGGATGTCGACGCGAAAGGGCTTGGTCAGCACGGCGTACATGCCACCCGCAAGGAAGCGATCGCGGTCCTCCTGAAGAGCGTGGGCGGTCAGGGCGATCACTGGAGTTCGTTCATTGGGTCCGCGGGTGTTGGACCGCAATAGGCGGGTGGCGGAGAGGCCGTCGAGTTCCGGCATGGACACATCCATCAGTACCACGTCGAAAGGCTCGCGAGATAAGATCTCCAGCGCCTCGCGGCCGTCGGCGGCGAGGGTGACCTGATGTCCTGCCCGCCGCAGAATGCGGCTGAGCAGTTCGCGGTTCACCCGGTCGTCCTCGGCCACCAGGATTTTACGTCCTGGATTGTCGACCCTTTCCTTGAGATCGTCAAGATCGACGGTCTCATGGGTGGCCTGTGCCTCCAACGCCGTTAGACGTACGGTAAAGTGAAATAACGTGCCTCCGCCGGGATTTTCCTCGTACCAGATGGTGCCGCCCATCAACTGGGTCAATTGTTGGCAGATGGCGAGTCCAAGACCGGTGCCGCCGTATTTGCGGGTGATGGATGAGTCGGCCTGGGTGAAGGGTTTAAAAATCGTGTCCCGCGCAGCGGATGAAAGACCGATGCCCGTGTCGGCCACGGAAAAGCGCACCAGCAGGCTCGCGGCGTCGCGCTGTTCAAGGGCGACCCGGGCTTCGACCCGTCCTTGTTCGGTGAACTTGACGGCGTTGGACAGCAGATTGGACAAGACCTGCCGCAGGCGCTGGGCGTCGCCGCTCAGCATGCGAGGCAGGTCGGGTTCAACGATGGCGTGCAGCGACAGCTTCTTGATCTCCGCGCGCGGACGATGAATCTTGACTACCTCCTCGACCAGGGCGTGCAGATCAAAGGGTTCCTGTTCCAGATCGGCGCCCCCGGCTTCGATCTTGGAATAATCGAGGATGTCGTCGATCACCGCGAGGAGGTTTTCCGCGCCGCCGCGCAGAGCGGCCAGGCATTCCTTCTGCTCCTGGTCGCGCAGGGTGGGGGCAAGAATCTCGATGGCCGAGAAGATGCAGCTCATGGGCGTGCGGATTTCGTGGCTCATGTTGGCGAGAAACACGCTTTTGGCCGCATTGGCGCGGTCGGCTTCCTCCTTGGCGCGGAGCAGGTCGCGGGTGCGCTCCTCGACCTTGGCTTCGAGCTCCTGATTGAGGCGCGCCAAGGCCTGCTCGGCCCGCTTGATCTGGGTGACGTCGGTGAAGGTCAGCACCACCCCTTCCACCGTCCCCTCCTCGGTGATAAATGGCAAAATGCGCTTGAGCAGCCATTGGTCTTCCTGGGTGCGGATTTCCTTTTCCAGCACCGTGCCCGTCTCCAGGACTCGGCGCACATGGGCGAGCATTTGCGCCTGATCGGCGAGATGGTAGGCGATATGGTCGAGGGGACGGCCGATGTCCTGCGGCAGCAGCTTGAAGAAGCGCTCGATGGCCGGGTTGAATTTGCGGATGCGCAGGTTGCGGTCGAGATAGACGGTGCCGATCTGGATGCTGGTCAGCAGGTTTTCGTGATCCTGGTTGACCTGCTTGAGCTCCTCGTTCTTTTGTTCGAATTCCGCGTTGACGCTGTAGAGTTCCTCGTTGACGGAGTGAAGCTCCTCATTGGTGCTTTGCAGTTCCTCGTTGGCCGCGAGCAGCTCCTCGTTGGTCGCTTGAAGCTCCTCGTTGGACGTCTGCAGTTCCTCGATGGTGGTCTGCAAGGTCTCGCGGGTGGTCTGCAGTTCGGCTTCCAGGTCGAGAATGCGCTGCTGGAGGTGGTCGGGCAACCGCCCGGGGGGCAGGTTGAGGATTTCTTCCGTCAAGGCATCCGCGCGGGGTTCCTCGGCCGGGCGCTTGGCCGGCAGGATGGAGACGAAGTAATGCAGCGCCGGGGTCTTGGCGTCGCTCAACACCTCGATGCGCAGATCGCAGCGCAGGGGCTCTAGTTTCCTGTTCAGGGTCAGGTGGGGGATGGTGACGGCTGCGCGGGTTTTCGCGGCGCGGTGCAGGGCGGTGGCCAGGGGCAGTCGCAAGTCTTCCTCGGCCAGAGCCAGCAGATCGTTTTCAAAACGGCCTTCCGGGGTGTTGAGGAAACCCGTGAGATCGCCGAAGCAGTGCAAGACTTCGCGCTGTTCATTGATCAGCACCCCGGCCGGCATGTATTGGCGCAGCAGATGATCATAATCCTGCAGCAGCTGGCGATCGATGCTCACCGTGAGCTTTGCCGCATGGGGCATGACGGCGGGCGCTGAAAAACGTCCGTGCATCTTGTCCAGTCCCAGATCCAGCCCGATCTTGAGATCGCGTGCCTTGCGAAACAGCTTGCCGGAGCTGTCAAGGGTGTCGAATTCCGGGGCGATCTTGCCCAAGCCCTCGCTGGCGCCGAGAAACAGCACCCCGCCGCGCCGCAGGGCGAAATGGAACAAAGAGAGCACCTTCTCCTGCATGTCGGGCCGCAGATAGATGAGCAGATTGCGGCAACTGACCAGATCCAGGCGCGTGAAGGGCGGGTCGCTGATGAGATTGTGCGGGGCGAAGACGATCATCTTGCGCAGCGCCGGCACGACGCGGTAGGAGCCTTCTCCCTCGGGCCGAAAAAACCGCGCGAGACGTTCGGTCGAGACGTTTTTCAGTCGACCTTCCTCATAAAGGCCCTGGGCGGCGAAATCGATGGAGGTGCGATGCACATCCGTGGCGAAGACGGTGATGGGTTTTTTGTATTTGTATTTTTGCGCCTGCTCCGCCAGAAGAATCGCCAGGGAATAGGCTTCCTCGCCCGTGGCGCAACCCGCGCTCCAGACCCGCAATCCATCCTCCGCTTCGGATGCCTTGAACAACTCGGGCAGCACCAGTTCCTCCAGGCGCGAAAACGCCTTGGTGTCGCGGAAGAATTCCGTCACGCCGATGAGCAGGTCGTGATAGAGCTGATCGAGTTCGTCCTGGTCGGAGGCCAGCAGCGCCGCGTAGGCATCAATGTCTTTCAAGCGGCGAAATTCCATGCGTCGCTCGATGCGGCGCCCGACCGTGGGTGGTTTGTACCGCGAGAAATCCAGGTGGTAGCGGCTGTTGAGCAGGGTGAGGATTTTTTGGTATTCGCCATCCTCATCCGCTTCGGGAAGCAGGCTTTGCAGCAAGGCTTCACGTTTTCCGGGCGTGGTCGCGGCATATTTGGTCAATACCGCCGGGATCGCCTCCGGCGGCAGCACCAGGTCACAGGCCCCCGAGGCGGCCGCGCTGCGCGGCATGCCGTCGAACTGGGCCGTATCGGGACTTTGCGCGATGACCAATCCGCCTGCCTGGTGAATGTCCCGCGCGCCGCGCGAACCGTCTGTGCCGGTGCCCGAGAGAATGACGGCCACCGCTTTTTTACCGACTTCCTGGGCCAGGGAGCGGAAAAACACGTCGATGGGCAGATCCGGTTGGGAACCGGGTTCGCGGGCCGTCAGATGCAGCTTGTCCTTTTTGAGGGTGACGTGAGTCTTCGGGGGATTCAGGTAAATGCAGTCGGGTTGGAGGGCGATGCCGTTGGTGACGCGCCGAATCGCCATTTTCGTGTGGCGCGCCAGCAGGTCGTCCATGAGGCTTTTGAAATCGGGGGAGAGATGCTGGATGACGACAAATGCCATGCCGCTGTCGGCGGGCATCTGGGAGAAGAAGCTCTCCAGGGCCGACAAGCCACCCGCCGAGGCGCCGACGGCGACCACCAGCCGTGGTTTTTTCGTGTTTTTTGCTCTTGCAGTGCCCATAAAATTCAATCCTTTCACCGTCGCATCGACGCGGACATGGGAGAATCTAACGCGGACAGCAAAAAAATCAAACTCGGACAACTAAATAAAATCAGATCTAATGTCGTCTGATAAAGTTGGTCGGCATGTAAATCCTTTTTACGCATGCACGAAGGTCCCAGGTAAAAAATCGAGGCGTGGGACGGATTTATGCTTTCGAGGGACGATTCGTGACAAATTTTATCATCTTTTTGTCTTTCGGCCATTCAAAGCACCGGATCCAATGGGCGGCATGGCCGGAAAACTTGACCTTCGGCCAAGGGCACAGCTTACACTGAAGGCAGCATCACAATCCCGAACGCGACAAGGAGAACGGCCATGAAGGCCAATTCGGCGAAAGGATCCGATGGTTCGGAAAACTTCGATCTCGGCATCGCGGGCATGAGTTGCGCCTCCTGCGTGGGGCGGGTGGAAAAAGCGATTCGCGCGGTGCCGGGCGTCGTCGAAGTCAGTGTCAATTTGGCCACGGAGCGCGCCCAGGTGGTGTTTGCCGACGGGCAGGCGGATGTGGCCGCGGTGGTGGCGGCGATCCGTGGGGTCGGCTATCGGCCCAAGGTGGAAACTCGCGAGCTTGCCATCCAGGGCATGAGTTGCGCTTCCTGCGTGGGACGGGTGGAAAAGGCCCTGCGCGCCCTGCCCGGGGTGCTTGAAGCGCAGGTCAATCTGGCCACGCAACGCGCCACCCTGAAGGTGCTTGCCGGGGCCCTGGACGATGCGGCCCTGGTCGCGGCGGTGGGGCAGGCGGGCTACAAGGCCGGGCCCGTCGGCGAAGCGGACGCGGGCCAGGACCGCGAGCGCGAAGCGCGCGAGGCGGAGCGGCTGGCGCTCAGGCGCGCCCTGCTGTTCGCGGCGGCCCTGACCCTGCCGATCTTTGTTCTCGACATGGGTTCCCATCTGTTTCCGGCCCTGGGGCGCGGGCTCGACGCATCTCTCGGGCGGCAGAACCTTTTTTATCTCTATTTCGTGCTGGCGAGCCTGGTGCAGTTCGGCCCGGGCCTGCGCTTCTACCAGAAGGGCTGGCCGGCCCTGTTGCGCGGCGCGCCGGACATGAATTCCCTGGTGATGCTCGGCACCTCGGCGGCCTGGGGCTATTCGGTGGTGGCGACCTTTGCCCCCCAAGTGCTGCCGGAGGGCACGGTGCACGTGTATTTCGAGGCCTCGGCGGTGATCGTCACCCTGATCCTGCTCGGGCGCTATTTCGAGGCGCGCGCCAAGGGGCGCACCAGCGAGGCGATCAAGCGGCTGCTGGGTTTGCAGCCACGCACGGCAAGGGTGGTGCGCGACGGGGAGGAACTGGAAATCGCCGTCGGCGAGGTTCGCATCGGCGATCTGGTGCGGGTGCGCCCCGGTGAGAAAATCGCCGTCGATGGTGAGGTGGTGGAGGGGCAATCCTACGTCGATGAGTCCATGATTACCGGCGAACCCCTGCCGGTGCGCAAGGAAGCGGGGGCCGAGGTGGTGGGCGCCACCCTCAACAAGACCGGTGCGTTCACCTTTCGCGCCACGCGCATCGGCGCCGATACCCTGCTCGCGCGCATCGTGCGCATGGTGGAGCAGGCGCAAGGCTCCAAGCTGCCCATTCAGGCCCTGGTCGATCGGGTGACCAACTACTTCGTGCCGGCGGTGATGGCGGCGGCGCTGCTCACCTTCGGCGTCTGGTTGCTTTTCGGGCCGACTCCGGCTCTGACCTTCGCCCTGGTCAACGCCGTGGCGGTGCTGATCATCGCCTGTCCCTGCGCCATGGGCCTGGCCACGCCCACCTCCATCATGGTCGGGACCGGCCGCGCGGCGGAAATGGGCGTGCTGTTCCGCAAGGGCGAGGCCCTGCAGCGCCTGCGCGACGCCCAGGTGGTCGCCCTCGACAAGACCGGCACCCTCACCCAGGGACGGCCAGAGTTGACGGATTTTGTGGTGGCGCCGGAATTTTCCGCGGACGAGGTGCTGCGTGTGGTGGCGACGGTGGAGCGCGCTTCGGAGCATCCCATCGGCGAAGCCATCGTCGCGGCGGCCCGGGCGCGCGCCCTGGAGCTCGGTGAGGCGCGCGACTTCGAGGCGCAGCCGGGTTTCGGCGTGGCCGCGCGGGTCGGGGAAACGCTGGTCCAGGTCGGCGCCGATCGCTACATGCGCAGGTTGGGCTTGTCCGTCGAGGTGTTCGCCGAAAGCGCCGCGCGCCTCGCGGATGAGGGCAAGACGCCGCTCTACGCGGCGCTGGATGGGACGCTCGCGGCGGTGCTGGCGGTGGACGATCCCCTCAAGGACTCGACCCCGGCGGCGATTGCCGCCCTGCACGCGGCGGGCCTGCGCGTGGCGATGATCACCGGCGACAATCGCCGTACCGCCGAAGCCATCGCCCGGCGCCTGGGCATCGACGAGGTGGTGGCGGAGGTGTTGCCCGAGGGCAAGGTGGAGGCGCTGCGTGGTTTGCAGCGGCAGGGACGCAAGGTGGCCTTCGTGGGCGACGGCATCAACGACGCCCCGGCCCTGGCCCAGGCCGACGTGGGCATCGCCATCGGCACCGGCACCGACATCGCCATCGAGTCGGCCGATGTGGTGCTCATGTCCGGCGATCTGCGCAACGTGCCCAACGCCATCGCCCTGTCGCGCGCCACCCTGCGCAACATCCGCCAGAATCTGTTCTGGGCCTTCGCCTACAACACCGCCTTGATTCCCGTGGCCGCCGGAGTGCTCTATCCCGCCTTCGGCCTGCTGCTCTCGCCGGTGTTCGCCGCCCTGGCCATGGCCGCTTCGAGCGTGTGCGTGGTGAGCAACGCCCTTCGTTTGCGGGGGTTCAAGCCGCCCTTGGCGGCGGAGGTGAGCCGCCGCTGAGTGGTCGGCGCGGGCTTCGGGAATTTATTCGGGAGTCTTCAGCAAAGCGTTCAGCAGGCTGGAGGAAGGCGCGGCAAAAGGATTGACGACCGTCAGGCCGCGCCAGGTGAAACCGTCTTGAAAATCCTCGCTCAACAACAGGCGACATTGGTTTTCCGCCGCAACCGCCAATATCAGGGCATCCCAAATGGGCAGGTGGTGGTCGACCGTAAGATCCAGGGCGGCTTGAAAGGCCTGCCAGGTCGAATCGGCGACTTCGAAGCTGTCCGACCAGCTGAGCACGGCGCTTCGGGTGTCCGCGGCCGAACGCTTCGCCTTGCCGGTGAGAATGCGGGCCAGTTCGCCGAGCGTTTGCGCGGGCAGCACAACCTCGTTCATCGGCAGCTGCTCAATGAGGCGAAGGGCGGCGGCGCAGCGAGCCTCATCGCCCAGGCCTTCGGCGTAAGCCAGGATATTGGTGTCGAGGGCGACGCGCATTTATCCGTTCTCGTAAAGCTCGTCGCGCGTCCAATTGCGCTTTCCGGACGCTTTTTGCAGGCGCAGGCGATCCAGCAGGGTACGTTTTGCCGCGAGTCTCTGCGAGGGAGCGGAAGGAACCGGAACGATGGCGGCGACGGCCTTGCCCCGCGACAGGACGGTCACGACCTCGCCCGAGGCAACTTCGCGCAGCACGCTGGAGAAGTGACGGTTGGCATCGCTGGCGGACATGATTTTCATGGCAGGGCTCCCTCTGAAATGTTCATCCTCATATTGAACACGCTAAGGGATGTGCGTCAAGCCTTGTGCCGACGGGACGACGTCAGCAGATGCGCGGCAGCTGTTCGCCGGCGAGCATCTCCACGGCGCGCAGGCCGCCGATGGCGGTGCGAAGATAAACCTTGCCGTTGGACGCACCGGTGACTTCGCCGATGATCGCGGCCTGACGGCCGTGGGGGTGGCGGCGCATGAGGGCGAGAGCCTGCTCGGCGGCCTCGGGCGCGACCAGGGCGAGCAGTTTGCCCTCGTTGGCCACGTACAAGGGATCCAGGCCGAGAATCGCGCAGGCGCCGCGCACCGCCTCGCCGATGGGCAGGGCGCGTTCCTCCAGGGTCAGATCGACGGCCGATTGCAGGGCAATTTCCTTGAGAGTGGTGGCCACCCCGCCGCGCGTCGGGTCGCGCAGCACGTGCAGGTCGCGGCCGATGCCGGCGATCAATTCGGCGACCAGTTCGTGCAGGGGCGCGGTGTCGCTGTGGATCGCGCTGCGCAGATCGAGCCCCTCGCGCCCGGCGAGCACCGCCATGCCGTGATCGCCGAGGGTGCCGTTGATGAGGATCTTGTCGCCGGGCTTGGCATTGCTGCCGCGAATGTCCAACTCGTGATCGAACAAGCCGATGCCGGCGGTGTTGATGAAGATCTTGTCCGCCTTGCCGCGCGGCACCACCTTGGTGTCGCCCGCGACGATGCTCACCCCCGCCTGCGCGGCCGCCGTTTTCATGCTGTCGAGCACCCGCGCCAGATCGGCGATGGGCAGGCCTTCCTCCAGAATCAGCCCGACGCTCAGATACAGGGGGCGCGCGCCGCTCATGGCCAGGTCGTTGACCGTGCCGTTGACCGCCAGATCACCGATGTCGCCGCCGGGAAAAAAGATCGGATCGACCACGTAGGAATCGGTGGTGAAGGCCAGGCGCCGTCCGCCGTGGGTGAGCACCGCGGCATCGTTCTGATCGCGCTGGGGCAGCCCCGAGAGGCGCGGAATGATGACCTCGTCGAGCAGTTGATGACTGAGCTTGCCGCCGCTGCCGTGGCCGAGGAGGATGATGTCGGATGTCAATGGATTGCTCCTGAATCAACAAGATTGCACCGCAAAGAACGCAGAGGTCGCAGAGAATAACCGCCTTTGTTGGGTTTTCTCCGTGCTCTCTGCGTTCTCCGCGGTGAAAAGGTTTTGTCAGATGCCGTATTTATACTCCGCCGCGCAGGTCCCCTCGCTCGACACCATGCAGGCGCCCACGGGGTCTTCCGGGGTGCAGACGGTGCCGAACAGCGGGCAGTCGCTGGGGCGCGCCTTGCCCTTGAGGATCTCGCCGCACAGACAGCCCGGATGCTCGCGCGGCGCTTCGACGGCAACGGCGATGGCGCGCGCGGCGTCGAAGGCGGCAAATTCTTCGCGCAGGCACAGGCCGCTGCCGGGAATCACGCCGATGCCGCGCCAGGGCACGTCGCAGGGCATGAACACCTGGGCAAGAATCTCGCGGGCGCGGGGGTTGCCCTCGGGGCGCACGATGCGGCTGTACTGGGTTTCCACGCGCGGCTTGTTCTCGAGCACCTGGGCGGCGAGCATGTCGATGCCTTGCAGCATGTCGAGGGGCTCAAAGCCGGTGA from Geoalkalibacter sp. encodes the following:
- a CDS encoding chemotaxis protein CheB produces the protein MGTARAKNTKKPRLVVAVGASAGGLSALESFFSQMPADSGMAFVVIQHLSPDFKSLMDDLLARHTKMAIRRVTNGIALQPDCIYLNPPKTHVTLKKDKLHLTAREPGSQPDLPIDVFFRSLAQEVGKKAVAVILSGTGTDGSRGARDIHQAGGLVIAQSPDTAQFDGMPRSAAASGACDLVLPPEAIPAVLTKYAATTPGKREALLQSLLPEADEDGEYQKILTLLNSRYHLDFSRYKPPTVGRRIERRMEFRRLKDIDAYAALLASDQDELDQLYHDLLIGVTEFFRDTKAFSRLEELVLPELFKASEAEDGLRVWSAGCATGEEAYSLAILLAEQAQKYKYKKPITVFATDVHRTSIDFAAQGLYEEGRLKNVSTERLARFFRPEGEGSYRVVPALRKMIVFAPHNLISDPPFTRLDLVSCRNLLIYLRPDMQEKVLSLFHFALRRGGVLFLGASEGLGKIAPEFDTLDSSGKLFRKARDLKIGLDLGLDKMHGRFSAPAVMPHAAKLTVSIDRQLLQDYDHLLRQYMPAGVLINEQREVLHCFGDLTGFLNTPEGRFENDLLALAEEDLRLPLATALHRAAKTRAAVTIPHLTLNRKLEPLRCDLRIEVLSDAKTPALHYFVSILPAKRPAEEPRADALTEEILNLPPGRLPDHLQQRILDLEAELQTTRETLQTTIEELQTSNEELQATNEELLAANEELQSTNEELHSVNEELYSVNAEFEQKNEELKQVNQDHENLLTSIQIGTVYLDRNLRIRKFNPAIERFFKLLPQDIGRPLDHIAYHLADQAQMLAHVRRVLETGTVLEKEIRTQEDQWLLKRILPFITEEGTVEGVVLTFTDVTQIKRAEQALARLNQELEAKVEERTRDLLRAKEEADRANAAKSVFLANMSHEIRTPMSCIFSAIEILAPTLRDQEQKECLAALRGGAENLLAVIDDILDYSKIEAGGADLEQEPFDLHALVEEVVKIHRPRAEIKKLSLHAIVEPDLPRMLSGDAQRLRQVLSNLLSNAVKFTEQGRVEARVALEQRDAASLLVRFSVADTGIGLSSAARDTIFKPFTQADSSITRKYGGTGLGLAICQQLTQLMGGTIWYEENPGGGTLFHFTVRLTALEAQATHETVDLDDLKERVDNPGRKILVAEDDRVNRELLSRILRRAGHQVTLAADGREALEILSREPFDVVLMDVSMPELDGLSATRLLRSNTRGPNERTPVIALTAHALQEDRDRFLAGGMYAVLTKPFRVDILEQLIQQACLGPDVPPEVPTFGTSPS
- a CDS encoding type II toxin-antitoxin system Phd/YefM family antitoxin; amino-acid sequence: MKIMSASDANRHFSSVLREVASGEVVTVLSRGKAVAAIVPVPSAPSQRLAAKRTLLDRLRLQKASGKRNWTRDELYENG
- a CDS encoding PIN domain-containing protein; translated protein: MRVALDTNILAYAEGLGDEARCAAALRLIEQLPMNEVVLPAQTLGELARILTGKAKRSAADTRSAVLSWSDSFEVADSTWQAFQAALDLTVDHHLPIWDALILAVAAENQCRLLLSEDFQDGFTWRGLTVVNPFAAPSSSLLNALLKTPE
- a CDS encoding heavy metal translocating P-type ATPase, with protein sequence MKANSAKGSDGSENFDLGIAGMSCASCVGRVEKAIRAVPGVVEVSVNLATERAQVVFADGQADVAAVVAAIRGVGYRPKVETRELAIQGMSCASCVGRVEKALRALPGVLEAQVNLATQRATLKVLAGALDDAALVAAVGQAGYKAGPVGEADAGQDREREAREAERLALRRALLFAAALTLPIFVLDMGSHLFPALGRGLDASLGRQNLFYLYFVLASLVQFGPGLRFYQKGWPALLRGAPDMNSLVMLGTSAAWGYSVVATFAPQVLPEGTVHVYFEASAVIVTLILLGRYFEARAKGRTSEAIKRLLGLQPRTARVVRDGEELEIAVGEVRIGDLVRVRPGEKIAVDGEVVEGQSYVDESMITGEPLPVRKEAGAEVVGATLNKTGAFTFRATRIGADTLLARIVRMVEQAQGSKLPIQALVDRVTNYFVPAVMAAALLTFGVWLLFGPTPALTFALVNAVAVLIIACPCAMGLATPTSIMVGTGRAAEMGVLFRKGEALQRLRDAQVVALDKTGTLTQGRPELTDFVVAPEFSADEVLRVVATVERASEHPIGEAIVAAARARALELGEARDFEAQPGFGVAARVGETLVQVGADRYMRRLGLSVEVFAESAARLADEGKTPLYAALDGTLAAVLAVDDPLKDSTPAAIAALHAAGLRVAMITGDNRRTAEAIARRLGIDEVVAEVLPEGKVEALRGLQRQGRKVAFVGDGINDAPALAQADVGIAIGTGTDIAIESADVVLMSGDLRNVPNAIALSRATLRNIRQNLFWAFAYNTALIPVAAGVLYPAFGLLLSPVFAALAMAASSVCVVSNALRLRGFKPPLAAEVSRR
- the hypE gene encoding hydrogenase expression/formation protein HypE; translated protein: MTSDIILLGHGSGGKLSHQLLDEVIIPRLSGLPQRDQNDAAVLTHGGRRLAFTTDSYVVDPIFFPGGDIGDLAVNGTVNDLAMSGARPLYLSVGLILEEGLPIADLARVLDSMKTAAAQAGVSIVAGDTKVVPRGKADKIFINTAGIGLFDHELDIRGSNAKPGDKILINGTLGDHGMAVLAGREGLDLRSAIHSDTAPLHELVAELIAGIGRDLHVLRDPTRGGVATTLKEIALQSAVDLTLEERALPIGEAVRGACAILGLDPLYVANEGKLLALVAPEAAEQALALMRRHPHGRQAAIIGEVTGASNGKVYLRTAIGGLRAVEMLAGEQLPRIC